DNA sequence from the Armatimonadota bacterium genome:
CCGTGCAGGTCACGGCAGGGCGAGAGGCCACGGAGCTCACCGCCCGGGCTCTGGCGGAGGACGCGGGGCGGCTCGTGGCGGTGTGTGCGGAGATCCTGCGCAACCCCACGTTCCCCGAGGAGGAGATCGAACGGGTACGGGGCGAGCTCATCACCTCCCTGCGGGTGCTCGCCAAGGATCCCCGGACCGTGGCCCAGTGGACCCTGTGCCGGCTGCTCTACCCACGGCCTCACCCCTTCGGGCTCCCCGCGGAGGGGACGGAGGAGGCGATCGGTCGCCTGACCCGGGAGGAACTGGTGGCGTTCTGGCGCGAGCACTACGGACCGAAGGACGCGATCTTCGTCCTGGTGGGAGACCTGGACCCGATGCATGCCGTGGACCTGATCGGCGGGGCTTTTGAGGACTGGCGGGTGGAGGTGAAGCCCCTCGCGGAACCACAGGACCCCGCACCCCCCGCGGGGGTGGAACGGGAGGTGGTGACCATCGAGGGGAAAGTGCAGGCGGATGTGGCCTTGGGGGTTCCGGGGGTTCGGAGGGCGGATCCCGACTACCTGCCCCTGCGGCTGGGAAACCTCATCCTGGGGGAGATGGGGCTCATGGGACGGATCGGGGACGTGGTGCGGGAGCAGAAGGGACTCGCGTACTACGCCCTGAGTCACCTCACCGCGGGGAAGTGGGGTGGGCCGTGGTACGCCATCGCGGGCGTCCCACCCGAGAAGGCCCGGGAGGCCACGGAGGCCATGGCGGGCGAGTTCGCCCGGATGCGGGAGGAGGGGCCCACCGAGCAGGAGCTCGCGGACGCGGTCCAGAACCGGGTGGGGTGGCTCCAGGTCTCCCTCTCCGGTGCACCCGCCAAGGCGCAGCTACTGGCTTACACGGAGTTCCACGGCCTGGATCTGGACTACTGGGTGCGGTTTGCGGACCTGGTCCGGCAGGTCCGTCGGGAGGACATCGTGGAAGCCTTCCGGCGCCGCTTCCCCGGCGGCTACGCCCTGGCGGTGGCGGGCCCGGAAGGGGTGGTTCTCTGAGGTGAGCTTTAGGGCACGAGCTCCGGCGGCAGGATCCAGCGCACGGACCACCGGCCGGTCGGGTCGTCCCGCTCGAGACAGACCACCCCGGCCATGCGGAACGTCACGAGTTGGCGCTCCGGCTCCCCGCAGAGGAGGAGGTCCGCAAGCCGGCGCAGGTGCGGGAGATGGCCCACGAGGAGGAGGTCTTCCGTGGCGTCCCGGAGCCGGTCGGCCCATCGGGCGGGGTCGTCGTTGGGATCAAGACCATCCGCTTCCTCCACCCGGGCCTCAGGCAGCAGTTGGCCCCACACCTCTGCGGTCTGCCGGGCCCTCAGCTTACCGCTGTGCACGATCCGGAGGACGCGGACCCCGTGCTGGACCGCGAACCGCGCAACTCGTTCCGCCTCCCGCCGGCCCTGCTCCGTGAGGGGGCGGGCAGGGTCCTCGGATTCGGGCTTCGCCTCCCCGTGCTGGACGAGATAGAGCCGCATCCCCGGATATCCTACCATCGGATCGGAGATGGGAGATCTCCTGCCCATCCCTGGACATCCTGGGGTCGGCAAGACCACGCTCCTCCAGGCCTCGCACGGGAGCTCCGGGACCGTGCGGGCGGGTTCTACACGGAGGAGATTCGGGAGCGCGGTGGCCGCGTGGGCTTCCGGCTCGTAACCCTACGCGCCCTCCAGTGGATCCACGAGCGATGCCCGCTCCGTGGCCCCTGACACCGGAGGAGTTGATCGCGCAGCAGCTGGCGCTCGCACGCCTGGTACCGGAGCCGTGGCGGTTTTCGGGAGGACTGTGCTCCGTGGCCGGATGCTTCGTGTGCTTCCCCCGGGGG
Encoded proteins:
- a CDS encoding pitrilysin family protein, which codes for MEIPIRPDTVLRKALPNGGVVLALRDASSPTVSLRVLLPYAGAVADGEAGAGTARFVAALLVRGTGRYDAEALAELLDGMGASVQVTAGREATELTARALAEDAGRLVAVCAEILRNPTFPEEEIERVRGELITSLRVLAKDPRTVAQWTLCRLLYPRPHPFGLPAEGTEEAIGRLTREELVAFWREHYGPKDAIFVLVGDLDPMHAVDLIGGAFEDWRVEVKPLAEPQDPAPPAGVEREVVTIEGKVQADVALGVPGVRRADPDYLPLRLGNLILGEMGLMGRIGDVVREQKGLAYYALSHLTAGKWGGPWYAIAGVPPEKAREATEAMAGEFARMREEGPTEQELADAVQNRVGWLQVSLSGAPAKAQLLAYTEFHGLDLDYWVRFADLVRQVRREDIVEAFRRRFPGGYALAVAGPEGVVL
- the sixA gene encoding phosphohistidine phosphatase SixA produces the protein MRLYLVQHGEAKPESEDPARPLTEQGRREAERVARFAVQHGVRVLRIVHSGKLRARQTAEVWGQLLPEARVEEADGLDPNDDPARWADRLRDATEDLLLVGHLPHLRRLADLLLCGEPERQLVTFRMAGVVCLERDDPTGRWSVRWILPPELVP